One genomic region from Argentina anserina chromosome 2, drPotAnse1.1, whole genome shotgun sequence encodes:
- the LOC126783981 gene encoding uncharacterized protein LOC126783981: MDVFRSIMFLIPCISLSLILSFYAAVDGRSTTLSNIGELQLGKKLADPVKTIETRHGDTIDCVDIYKQPAFDHPLLKDHKIQMSPSFSQKHDVQNIATSSSSITIEMIQEGCPRGTVPIRRGAKEELTTAKTSFREQFPNFTTQSADDQPKLLYAGYSTKAGTGPHYTAGGTVCVNNPNVAPGQLSGSVLSVEGGPPEQFSAIRVGWIVNKNQFGDGRTHLYSVWGQATNGVMQGCYNTDCPGFVQIDKTIPLGMVFDQVSVAGGTQYYVNLQIQQDKASGNWWLIYAGSIKIGYWPSSLFTNLHGGADILRWGGQVTSSSAHLPPMGNGKADDSGSLYMEIAIDDRSASSLDDPAVASLEKLETGCYKVGDLNRKDDYHGYRFWFGGSGGDVQQCS, translated from the exons ATGGATGTTTTTCGCAGCATAATGTTTCTTATTCCATGTATCAGTCTCTCTCTTATTTTAAGTTTCTACGCCGCAGTGGATGGAAGATCCACAACTTTGTCAAATATTGGAGAGCTGCAACTGGGAAAGAAACTTGCTGATCCTGTGAAAACCATCGAG ACTCGACACGGTGACACCATTGATTGTGTGGATATCTACAAACAACCAGCATTTGATCATCCTTTGctgaaagatcacaaaatCCAG ATGAGCCCTAGTTTTTCTCAAAAACATGATGTGCAAAATATTGCTACCTCATCGAGCAGTATAACAATTGAAATGATCCAAGAAGGATGTCCTAGGGGAACTGTTCCCATCCGAAGGGGGGCAAAGGAAGAGCTAACAACAGCGAAAACTAGCTTTCGGGAACAATTCCCAAATTTCACTACACAATCTGCTGATGACCAACCTAAGTTACTg TATGCAGGATATTCAACAAAGGCCGGAACTGGTCCACATTATACAGCCGGAGGAACAGTCTGTGTAAATAACCCTAACGTTGCTCCTGGACAGCTGAGTGGATCTGTATTATCAGTTGAAGGCGGCCCTCCGGAACAGTTTAGTGCCATACGCGTGGGATGGATC GTGAACAAAAATCAGTTTGGTGATGGTCGCACTCATCTATACTCAGTTTGGGGT CAAGCAACAAATGGAGTCATGCAGGGTTGCTACAACACAGATTGTCCAGGTTTTGTTCAAATAGATAAGACCATACCACTTGGTATGGTGTTCGACCAAGTTTCTGTCGCCGGTGGAACTCAGTACTATGTCAACCTACAAATACAGCAG GATAAAGCCTCGGGAAATTGGTGGCTCATCTATGCCGGCTCTATAAAAATTGGATATTGGCCAAGCAGTCTATTCACTAACTTGCATGGTGGTGCTGATATCCTTCGATGGGGAGGTCAGGTTACGAGTAGCTCGGCACATCTACCACCAATGGGAAATGGCAAAGCTGATGACTCTGGTTCCCTCTACATGGAAATTGCGATTGACGATAGATCAGCGTCATCTCTAGATGATCCTGCAGTTGCTTCACTGGAGAAGTTGGAGACAGGGTGCTACAAGGTTGGAGACCTTAATCGGAAGGATGATTACCATGGTTATAGGTTTTGGTTCGGAGGCAGTGGTGGTGATGTACAGCAATGTTCATGA
- the LOC126785210 gene encoding vacuolar iron transporter homolog 2-like — protein sequence MAPNNQASVNEGKYPIPTMTNLDLENQPTQDLNTSKDNDDFDYSKRSQWLRAAVLGANDGLISTASLMMGVGAVKQDIKAMILTGFAGLVAGACSMAIGEFVSVYSQLDIEVAQMKRDNKNKQNSQVVHVEVDEEGKEKENLPNPLQAAAASALAFSAGAIVPLLAASFIREYGARLGAVAAAVTLALLVFGWMGATLGKAPVMRSTIRVLVGGWMAMAMTFGLTKLIGSSGL from the coding sequence ATGGCGCCAAACAACCAAGCATCCGTAAATGAGGGCAAGTACCCTATCCCAACCATGACCAACCTCGACCTTGAGAACCAACCCACCCAAGATCTCAATACTTCCAAGGACAACGACGACTTCGACTACTCCAAACGTTCTCAGTGGCTCCGCGCCGCTGTCCTGGGAGCCAATGACGGGCTGATCTCCACCGCGTCTCTAATGATGGGTGTTGGTGCTGTAAAGCAAGACATAAAAGCCATGATACTGACGGGGTTTGCCGGACTGGTAGCCGGTGCCTGCAGCATGGCCATAGGAGAATTTGTCTCCGTTTACTCGCAGTTGGACATAGAGGTGGCtcaaatgaaaagagacaACAAAAACAAGCAGAACAGCCAGGTGGTGCACGTGGAAGTAGATGAGGAGGGAAAAGAGAAGGAGAACTTGCCAAACCCATTACAAGCAGCAGCTGCATCGGCTCTTGCGTTTTCGGCTGGAGCAATAGTACCATTGCTAGCAGCCTCGTTTATAAGGGAGTATGGGGCAAGGTTAGGAGCCGTGGCGGCGGCGGTGACATTGgccttgttggtgtttgggTGGATGGGAGCAACTTTGGGGAAGGCACCAGTTATGAGATCTACGATTAGGGTTTTGGTTGGAGGGTGGATGGCCATGGCTATGACCTTTGGGTTAACCAAGTTGATTGGATCTAGCGGACTGTAA